From the Quercus lobata isolate SW786 chromosome 6, ValleyOak3.0 Primary Assembly, whole genome shotgun sequence genome, one window contains:
- the LOC115994864 gene encoding 50S ribosomal protein HLP, mitochondrial-like, translating to MASGFASKWSKVGRQLLGGLGNNFSGLLSTSHEITCGNPLFQQQRTFIQMRTVLKVVDNSGAKKVMCIQALKGKKGARLGDTIVASVKEAHPNGKVKKGKVVYGVVVRAAMQRGRCDGSEVKFDDNAVVLVDKQGQPIGTRVFGPVPHELRKKKHVKILTLAEHIA from the exons ATGGCTTCTGGTTTTGCTTCGAAATGGTCTAAAG TGGGCCGTCAATTGCTAGGGGGCCTCGGTAACAACTTTTCTGGTTTACTTAGCACATCACATGAGATAACATGCGGTAATCCCTTATTTCAG CAACAAAGGACTTTCATTCAGATGAGGACTGTTCTCAAAGTTGTGGACAACTCGGGGGCAAAAAAGGTGATGTGCATACAAGCTTTAAAGGGGAAGAAAGGTGCAAGATTGGGAGACACAATAGTTGCATCAGTCAAGGAAGCCCATCCAAATGGAAAAGTCAAGAAAGGAAAGGTTGTATATGGTGTGGTTGTGCGTGCTGCCATGCAACGCGGCCGCTGTGATGGCAGTGAGGTTAAGTTTGATGACAACGCTGTGGTGCTTGTTGACAAGCAAGGGCAACCAATTGGGACAAGAGTTTTTGGGCCCGTCCCTCATGAGCTAAGGAAGAAAAAGCATGTCAAGATTCTTACTTTGGCGGAGCATATTGCCTAA
- the LOC115995335 gene encoding uncharacterized protein LOC115995335, whose protein sequence is MEGGGNEFTGEITLRPLELSDIDDFMVWATDEKVTRFCSWEPYTNKEDAINFINTKVIPHPWFRAICLNGQPIGAISVTKNSGNDKCRGELGYVLGSKYWGRGIATKAVKQVANTIFAEWPHLERLEAIVDVENPGSQRVLEKAGFQREGVLRKYMLLKGKTRDLVMFSLLSFDPKS, encoded by the coding sequence ATGGAAGGAGGTGGAAATGAATTCACAGGTGAGATCACTCTTCGGCCATTGGAGCTTTCTGACATAGATGATTTCATGGTGTGGGCTACAGATGAGAAAGTGACTCGCTTTTGCTCATGGGAACCTTACACTAACAAAGAAGATGCAATCAACTTTATCAATACTAAAGTTATTCCTCACCCATGGTTCAGGGCAATTTGCCTTAATGGCCAGCCCATTGGTGCCATTTCAGTGACTAAAAATTCAGgcaatgataagtgtagaggtGAACTTGGCTATGTTTTGGGCTCCAAGTACTGGGGTAGAGGGATTGCAACTAAAGCAGTTAAGCAGGTGGCTAATACTATATTTGCTGAATGGCCACACTTGGAAAGGCTTGAAGCTATAGTTGATGTAGAAAATCCGGGATCCCAAAGGGTGCTAGAGAAGGCTGGGTTCCAAAGGGAAGGTGTTCTAAGGAAGTATATGCTTTTGAAGGGGAAAACTAGAGACCTGGTGATGTTTagtcttctttcttttgatccCAAGAGCTGA